A stretch of Paludisphaera borealis DNA encodes these proteins:
- a CDS encoding BatA domain-containing protein: protein MELSLIHAGLAAGAALAAVPVILHLFMRQTPKHVIFPAIRLIRERQKRSRKRMKIKNWLLLAARMALLALMALALARPRLHSDMPLGDESVPTALGLVFDTSLSMSYKENDKTLLDQAKDRAREIIGRIPDSSLVFAVNSADPGVPVGLSPSAARKWIDNLTIRPVNRPLNVATGQVYPAVAECDRPRHEVYILTDLSRSSWNPDRPAEGLDRAKQVKGAPAAKIATFVLRVGSQEFRDVAIDEVALSSTTATQGEPLEVRGVVRALGPNPVSPIVEFYLDGVKKGNQPVEIPAGGQAEVRFTTPPRLKEGEVHRVELRLSGAPDALKFNDERYLSFGVRPALKVLLVADQTIDADYVASALDPSPGALKSFELELARPAELVVRYRDTLKDFAAVFLLNVATLDESAWGLLNGYVHEGGGLVVGLGDRCQPKNYNGPTAAQVLPAQLDDPPHAPPGGEIMFGKILDVTHPLFERFAKEFDSQFAVMPVFRYWKLKTTEASRALLSFADGAPALVERTFRGAKTGRVLLWSTPLARRPGLNDRARWNEFPDASYWAFPVLMNLTVPYLAGATSDQLNFEAGDDVVLNLKPDARYQNFLVTGPDEKTTERLSPPVVGDPLKITAPQHLGQWTVTALGPDNQKTMLGFSLNPPRSESVMTRLEPAELDAMFGKDGYALADDPESLKKLIDVVRVGHEIFPWLMMLILLLVTAENFLANTFYKEPPAPTDAGKAKAAA from the coding sequence ATGGAACTCTCACTCATCCACGCCGGGCTTGCCGCGGGTGCCGCACTGGCGGCGGTGCCGGTGATCCTCCACCTGTTCATGCGGCAGACGCCCAAGCATGTGATCTTTCCCGCGATTCGTCTGATCCGCGAGCGGCAGAAGCGGTCGCGGAAGCGGATGAAGATCAAGAACTGGCTGCTCCTTGCGGCCAGGATGGCGCTTCTGGCCCTCATGGCTCTGGCCCTGGCCCGACCGCGGCTGCACTCGGACATGCCCCTGGGCGACGAGTCGGTGCCGACGGCCCTCGGCCTCGTCTTCGACACCAGCCTGTCGATGAGCTACAAGGAGAACGACAAAACCCTCCTCGACCAGGCGAAAGACCGAGCGCGCGAGATCATCGGCCGCATCCCCGATTCGAGCCTGGTCTTCGCGGTCAACTCGGCCGACCCCGGCGTCCCCGTCGGGCTGTCGCCGTCGGCCGCTCGCAAGTGGATCGACAACCTGACCATCCGGCCGGTGAACCGACCGTTGAACGTGGCGACCGGTCAGGTGTACCCGGCGGTCGCTGAATGCGACCGTCCGCGCCACGAGGTCTACATCCTGACCGACCTGAGCCGGTCGTCGTGGAACCCGGACCGTCCCGCCGAGGGGCTCGATCGGGCCAAGCAGGTCAAGGGGGCGCCGGCGGCCAAGATCGCCACGTTCGTGCTCCGCGTCGGCTCCCAGGAGTTCCGTGACGTCGCGATCGACGAGGTCGCGCTGTCGTCGACCACGGCGACGCAGGGCGAACCGCTGGAAGTCCGCGGCGTGGTCCGCGCGCTGGGGCCTAATCCGGTCAGTCCGATCGTCGAGTTCTACCTGGACGGCGTCAAGAAGGGGAACCAGCCGGTCGAGATCCCCGCGGGGGGGCAGGCCGAAGTCCGGTTCACCACGCCCCCGCGCCTCAAGGAAGGCGAGGTCCACCGCGTCGAGCTGCGCCTCAGCGGCGCGCCCGACGCGCTCAAGTTCAACGACGAACGCTATCTGAGCTTTGGCGTCCGCCCGGCCCTCAAGGTGCTGCTCGTCGCCGACCAGACCATCGACGCCGACTACGTCGCATCGGCCCTCGACCCTTCGCCGGGCGCGCTCAAGAGCTTCGAGCTGGAACTCGCCCGACCGGCCGAACTGGTCGTCCGCTATCGCGACACGCTCAAGGACTTCGCCGCCGTGTTCCTGCTCAACGTCGCGACGCTCGACGAGTCGGCTTGGGGACTCCTCAACGGTTACGTCCATGAGGGAGGAGGGCTCGTCGTCGGCCTGGGCGACCGCTGCCAGCCCAAGAACTACAACGGGCCGACCGCCGCGCAGGTCCTGCCGGCGCAGCTCGACGATCCGCCGCACGCCCCGCCCGGGGGCGAGATCATGTTCGGCAAGATCCTCGACGTCACCCACCCGTTGTTCGAGCGGTTCGCCAAGGAGTTCGACTCCCAGTTCGCCGTGATGCCCGTGTTTCGCTACTGGAAGCTCAAGACGACGGAAGCGAGCCGCGCCTTGCTGAGCTTCGCCGACGGGGCCCCCGCGCTCGTCGAGCGGACGTTCCGAGGCGCCAAGACCGGCCGCGTCTTGCTCTGGTCCACCCCCCTGGCCCGGCGCCCGGGGCTGAACGACCGGGCGCGGTGGAACGAGTTTCCCGATGCGTCCTACTGGGCGTTCCCGGTGCTGATGAACCTGACCGTCCCCTACCTGGCCGGCGCGACCAGCGATCAGCTCAACTTCGAGGCCGGCGACGACGTGGTGCTGAACCTGAAACCCGACGCCCGCTACCAGAATTTCCTGGTCACCGGCCCCGACGAGAAGACCACCGAACGGCTTTCCCCCCCCGTCGTCGGCGACCCGCTCAAGATCACCGCGCCGCAGCACCTCGGCCAGTGGACCGTCACCGCCCTGGGGCCCGACAACCAGAAGACGATGCTCGGATTCAGCCTCAACCCTCCGCGCTCCGAGAGCGTCATGACCCGGCTCGAGCCCGCCGAGCTGGACGCGATGTTCGGCAAGGACGGCTACGCGCTGGCCGACGACCCCGAGTCGCTCAAAAAGCTGATCGACGTCGTCCGCGTCGGCCACGAGATCTTCCCCTGGCTGATGATGCTGATCCTCCTGCTCGTCACCGCCGAGAACTTCCTGGCCAACACGTTCTACAAGGAGCCCCCCGCGCCCACCGACGCCGGCAAGGCCAAGGCGGCGGCGTGA
- a CDS encoding AAA family ATPase — MTAELSKVIIGQSEVVELILAAIFTRGHVLLVGVPGLAKTLMVSSIARILDVGFKRIQFTPDLMPSDITGTNVLEEPESGRREFRFVAGPIFSNIILADEINRTPPKTQAALLQAMQEREVTVGQETLRLPEPFFVIATQNPIEQEGTYPLPEAQLDRFMFDIRVGYPSLDEEKKILLGTTKGETPELKKILSGKAIVNLQRLVTSVPASEYTVDYVARLVRATRPADEHAPAFIKELVDYGAGPRAGQNLILAGKAMAAMDGRYSVSLDDVRKVAVPVLRHRISTNFQAQAEGQTTESLINRLVAEVREPETPKYERKGA; from the coding sequence ATGACCGCCGAGTTGAGCAAGGTCATCATCGGCCAGAGCGAGGTCGTCGAGCTGATCCTGGCCGCGATCTTCACGCGCGGGCACGTCTTGCTCGTGGGGGTTCCCGGCCTGGCCAAGACCCTGATGGTCAGCTCGATCGCCCGGATTCTCGACGTCGGTTTCAAGCGGATCCAGTTCACGCCCGACCTGATGCCGTCGGACATCACCGGCACCAACGTGTTGGAGGAGCCCGAGTCGGGGCGTCGCGAGTTTCGGTTCGTGGCCGGGCCGATCTTCTCGAACATCATCCTCGCCGACGAGATCAACCGGACGCCTCCCAAGACCCAGGCGGCCCTGCTCCAGGCCATGCAGGAACGAGAGGTGACCGTCGGCCAGGAGACGCTGCGGCTGCCCGAGCCGTTCTTCGTGATCGCCACCCAGAACCCGATCGAGCAGGAAGGGACGTACCCGCTCCCCGAGGCGCAGCTCGACCGGTTCATGTTCGACATCCGGGTGGGTTACCCGTCGCTCGACGAGGAGAAGAAGATCCTCCTCGGCACGACCAAGGGGGAGACGCCGGAGTTGAAGAAGATCCTCTCAGGCAAGGCGATCGTCAATCTCCAGCGGCTCGTGACCTCGGTTCCGGCGTCGGAGTACACGGTCGACTACGTGGCCCGGCTGGTCCGCGCCACGCGCCCCGCCGACGAGCACGCGCCGGCGTTCATCAAGGAGCTGGTCGACTACGGCGCGGGGCCTCGGGCCGGTCAGAACCTGATCCTCGCCGGCAAGGCGATGGCCGCGATGGACGGCCGCTACAGCGTCTCCCTCGACGACGTCCGCAAAGTCGCCGTCCCGGTCCTCCGCCACCGCATCAGCACCAACTTCCAGGCCCAGGCCGAAGGCCAGACCACCGAGAGCCTCATCAACCGGCTGGTCGCCGAGGTCCGCGAGCCCGAAACGCCGAAATACGAGCGGAAGGGGGCGTGA
- a CDS encoding DUF4159 domain-containing protein: MSQTRGALFRLTLGLVVGSVALTVAGPRTADAAVTREEVERAIREGVRFLIKEQKENGSWQDYNDGRFKTGVTSLVTLALLTAGEKPDSPAILKAVAYLRGFRPGQLDSTYTIALQTMVFAGVAPEKDGNRILANVDWLERAQIRPDAAPSSRGAWPYGIGRHEGVDNSNSQYALLGLHAASEVGAAVNPEVWNLARSYWQGAQQADGGWGYHFRDQHSTASMTAAGVSSLVITGLRRYQGAEHIEGGTIHNCGKGGDNINLGRGINWLANNFSVGQNFGLGQQWRHYYLYGLERAGRLAGLRFFGEHDWYREGAEKLVHEQDRLSGFWRGGGGESPLLATSFALLFLSKGRAPVLVNKLVHGPRGDWNHDVDDVRNLVNLVSQDWKNLLTWQFVNPAEATVEDMLQAPIVFFNGHAEPVFTAVGERRLRVYVEQGGFIIADACCNSPIFHEGFLKLMKRVFPEEEYKLKPLSDDHPVWRAKHLLSPTAYPLWGIEHGCRTVVIYSPKDLSCFWNQLERSERDKQNTAILKAAKVGQNIIDYATGRELPADKLMAREVHDFKVDAPKRGALRIAKLEHPGDWNIAPLAIPNLMSVLSKPPLNFDVTISQKPLRPTDPNLIYYPLVYVHGRAAASFSKEDLDALRKHVDPGGGTIFADAACGSPAFDASFRRLAAELFPNNPLVPIPKDDELLSTRVYFDLKDAQYTKAAGGAKDYPQLEGVKINGHWSIIYSKYDIGCALERHSALDCKGYNYDSALRIAANIVIYSTLP; encoded by the coding sequence ATGTCGCAGACACGCGGGGCTCTGTTCCGGCTGACGCTCGGATTGGTCGTCGGGTCCGTCGCTCTGACCGTGGCCGGCCCCAGGACGGCCGACGCGGCGGTGACGCGCGAGGAGGTCGAGCGGGCGATTCGCGAGGGCGTCCGCTTCCTCATCAAGGAGCAGAAGGAGAACGGCTCCTGGCAGGATTACAACGACGGCAGGTTCAAGACGGGGGTCACGAGCCTGGTCACGCTGGCGTTGCTCACGGCCGGCGAGAAGCCCGATTCGCCGGCCATACTCAAAGCCGTCGCCTACCTGAGGGGCTTCCGCCCCGGCCAGCTCGACAGCACTTACACCATCGCGCTCCAGACGATGGTCTTCGCCGGCGTCGCCCCCGAGAAAGACGGCAACCGCATCTTGGCGAACGTCGACTGGCTCGAGCGCGCCCAGATCCGGCCCGACGCCGCCCCCTCATCGCGTGGCGCATGGCCTTATGGCATAGGCCGGCACGAAGGCGTCGACAATTCGAACTCCCAGTACGCGCTGCTGGGTCTGCACGCGGCGTCGGAGGTCGGCGCCGCCGTCAATCCGGAGGTCTGGAATCTCGCTCGATCGTATTGGCAGGGCGCCCAGCAGGCCGACGGCGGCTGGGGCTACCACTTTCGCGACCAGCACTCGACCGCCAGCATGACCGCCGCCGGCGTTTCCAGCCTGGTGATCACCGGCCTGAGGCGGTACCAGGGCGCCGAGCACATCGAAGGCGGGACCATCCACAACTGCGGCAAGGGGGGCGATAACATCAACCTCGGGCGCGGGATCAACTGGCTGGCCAACAACTTCTCCGTCGGCCAGAACTTCGGCCTCGGCCAGCAGTGGCGGCACTATTACTTGTACGGCCTGGAACGGGCCGGCCGGCTCGCCGGCCTCCGCTTCTTCGGCGAGCACGATTGGTATCGCGAAGGCGCGGAGAAGCTCGTCCACGAGCAAGACCGGCTCTCGGGCTTCTGGCGCGGGGGGGGAGGGGAAAGCCCGCTGCTGGCCACCAGCTTCGCCCTCCTGTTCCTGTCCAAGGGCCGCGCGCCGGTCCTGGTCAACAAGCTGGTGCACGGCCCACGGGGCGACTGGAACCACGACGTCGACGACGTCCGCAACCTCGTCAACCTCGTCTCGCAAGACTGGAAGAACCTGTTGACCTGGCAGTTCGTCAACCCCGCCGAGGCCACCGTCGAGGACATGCTCCAGGCTCCCATCGTCTTCTTCAACGGCCACGCGGAGCCGGTGTTCACCGCCGTCGGCGAACGCCGGCTCCGCGTGTACGTCGAGCAAGGGGGCTTCATCATCGCCGACGCCTGCTGCAACAGCCCGATATTCCACGAGGGCTTCCTGAAGCTCATGAAGCGGGTCTTCCCCGAGGAGGAATACAAGCTCAAGCCGCTCTCCGACGACCACCCCGTCTGGCGCGCCAAGCACCTCCTGAGCCCGACCGCCTATCCGCTCTGGGGCATCGAGCACGGCTGCCGGACCGTGGTGATCTACTCGCCCAAGGACCTCTCCTGCTTCTGGAACCAGCTCGAACGTTCCGAGCGCGACAAGCAAAACACCGCCATCCTCAAGGCCGCCAAGGTCGGTCAGAACATCATCGACTACGCCACCGGCCGCGAGCTGCCCGCCGACAAGCTGATGGCCCGCGAGGTCCACGACTTCAAGGTCGACGCCCCCAAGCGCGGCGCGCTGCGGATCGCCAAGCTCGAACATCCCGGCGACTGGAACATCGCCCCGCTGGCGATCCCCAACCTGATGTCCGTGCTCAGCAAGCCCCCGTTGAACTTCGACGTCACCATTTCCCAGAAGCCTCTCCGGCCGACCGACCCCAACCTGATCTACTACCCGCTGGTCTACGTCCACGGCCGCGCCGCGGCGTCGTTCTCCAAGGAAGACCTCGACGCCCTCCGCAAGCACGTCGACCCCGGCGGCGGCACGATCTTCGCCGACGCCGCCTGCGGCAGCCCCGCATTCGACGCCTCGTTCCGCCGACTCGCCGCCGAGCTGTTCCCCAACAACCCCCTCGTCCCCATCCCCAAGGACGACGAACTCCTCTCCACCAGGGTCTACTTCGACCTCAAGGACGCGCAGTACACCAAGGCCGCCGGCGGAGCCAAGGACTACCCCCAGCTCGAAGGGGTCAAAATCAACGGACACTGGTCGATCATCTACTCCAAGTACGACATCGGCTGCGCCCTCGAACGCCACTCGGCCCTCGACTGCAAAGGCTACAACTACGACAGCGCCCTGCGGATCGCCGCCAACATCGTCATCTACTCGACCTTGCCGTAG
- a CDS encoding DUF58 domain-containing protein, giving the protein MAGSAEQYLKPEVIRQVARLDLRAKFIVEGFIAGLHASPFQGFSVEFSEHRKYSPGDNISDIDWNVYAKTDRYYTKKFQAETNLTGYLVMDLSASMGYTYRQELTKFEYGISLAAALSYLMIHQQDPVGLMAFDVKVRKSLAPASRRSQLGNILSMLAKLKPSGETDIEASLHQVASMMRHRSLVMIFSDLLADPEPIRRALYRLRFSGHDVILFHILDEAEAEFPFEGMVRFEDNESQEVIEVDADAIKADYLEEVESFRATYKADCVRARIDYVPLHTGMPFDKALMSYLLSRQARG; this is encoded by the coding sequence TTGGCAGGGTCCGCCGAACAATATCTGAAACCCGAGGTCATCCGTCAGGTCGCCCGGCTCGATTTGCGCGCGAAGTTCATCGTCGAGGGGTTCATCGCGGGGTTGCACGCCAGCCCGTTCCAGGGGTTCTCGGTCGAGTTCTCGGAGCATCGCAAGTACAGCCCGGGCGACAACATCTCCGACATCGACTGGAACGTCTACGCCAAGACCGACCGGTACTACACCAAGAAGTTCCAGGCCGAGACCAACCTCACCGGCTACCTCGTCATGGATCTCTCGGCGTCGATGGGGTACACCTACCGCCAGGAGCTGACCAAGTTCGAGTACGGGATCAGCCTGGCCGCGGCGCTCAGCTACCTGATGATCCACCAGCAAGACCCCGTCGGCCTGATGGCCTTCGACGTGAAGGTCCGCAAGAGCCTCGCGCCGGCGAGCCGGCGGTCGCAGCTCGGCAACATCCTCTCGATGCTCGCCAAACTCAAGCCCTCGGGCGAGACCGACATCGAGGCCAGTCTGCACCAGGTCGCCAGCATGATGCGGCATCGGAGCCTCGTCATGATCTTCAGCGACCTATTGGCCGATCCCGAGCCGATCCGCAGGGCCCTTTACCGACTCCGATTCTCAGGGCACGACGTGATCCTCTTCCACATCCTCGACGAGGCCGAGGCCGAGTTCCCGTTCGAGGGGATGGTGCGGTTCGAGGACAACGAGAGCCAGGAAGTCATCGAGGTCGACGCCGACGCGATCAAGGCCGACTATCTCGAAGAGGTGGAGAGCTTCCGCGCGACGTACAAGGCCGACTGCGTCCGCGCTCGCATCGACTACGTCCCGTTGCACACGGGCATGCCCTTCGATAAGGCCCTCATGTCCTATTTGCTGTCTCGACAGGCGCGAGGCTGA
- a CDS encoding deoxyribodipyrimidine photo-lyase: MAAQPSLSRLLEPHPRVRTIRPGVPDLDRACVLYWMQRAQRGVDNPALNMAIAIGNAIGKPVVAVFALTADFPGAQRRHYRFLVEGLVDAKDDLNQRGVPLVVRLGSPDEVVPAFAEEVGAAFVVGDENPVLVGRRWRESVARGLAVPFHLVDADVVVPTSLFPREEYAARTLRPKLHRVWEDYLKPLPNIKAQHVLPKGLPQGERIEPNALMHHLKVGGASEVAGYVGGTGEAMRRLKRFLDERLVRYAEGRNEPTPYSTTELSAHLHFGHISPLTIALAALNSEGPREGIDVLLEELIVRRELAVNFVSRNPDYDSLAGCPEWARNTLADHADDPRPFHYTAKQLEAGETHDPLWNAAQKEMLLTGRMHNYLRMYWAKKILEWTPSAERAFEIAIDLNDRYEMDGRDPNGYAGVAWAIGGKHDRPWPSRPIFGTVRFMSYESTRKKFDSAGYIARVREIEAGRARRLES, encoded by the coding sequence ATGGCCGCCCAACCCAGTCTCTCCCGCCTCCTGGAACCCCATCCTCGCGTCCGGACGATCCGGCCGGGAGTCCCGGACCTAGATCGTGCTTGCGTCTTGTACTGGATGCAACGAGCCCAGCGAGGTGTTGATAATCCCGCATTGAACATGGCGATCGCCATCGGCAACGCGATCGGCAAGCCGGTCGTCGCGGTCTTCGCTCTCACCGCCGATTTTCCGGGCGCCCAGCGCAGGCATTATCGCTTCCTGGTCGAAGGCCTCGTCGATGCTAAAGACGATCTCAATCAGCGTGGCGTCCCCCTCGTGGTCCGGCTCGGCAGCCCCGACGAAGTCGTACCCGCCTTCGCCGAGGAAGTGGGCGCGGCGTTCGTCGTCGGCGACGAGAACCCGGTGCTGGTAGGAAGGCGATGGCGGGAGTCGGTCGCGCGCGGCCTGGCAGTCCCGTTCCACCTGGTCGACGCCGACGTGGTGGTCCCTACGTCGCTTTTTCCTCGCGAGGAGTACGCGGCGCGGACTCTGCGTCCCAAGCTCCACAGAGTCTGGGAGGACTACCTGAAGCCTTTGCCGAACATCAAGGCCCAGCACGTTTTGCCGAAAGGGCTCCCCCAGGGGGAGAGGATCGAGCCCAACGCGCTCATGCATCACTTGAAGGTCGGAGGAGCTTCGGAGGTCGCCGGTTACGTCGGAGGGACGGGCGAGGCGATGCGGCGGTTGAAGCGGTTCCTTGACGAGCGGCTGGTCCGATACGCGGAAGGGCGGAACGAGCCCACCCCCTACTCCACGACCGAGCTTTCGGCGCACCTGCATTTCGGGCACATCAGCCCGCTGACGATCGCTCTGGCGGCGCTCAATTCCGAAGGGCCCCGCGAGGGGATCGACGTGCTTCTAGAAGAGCTGATCGTTCGTCGCGAACTGGCGGTCAACTTCGTATCCCGGAATCCGGACTACGACTCGCTGGCCGGCTGCCCCGAATGGGCGAGAAACACGCTCGCCGATCACGCCGACGATCCCCGGCCGTTTCATTACACCGCGAAGCAGCTCGAAGCCGGCGAGACCCACGACCCGCTCTGGAACGCCGCGCAGAAGGAGATGTTGCTCACCGGAAGAATGCACAACTATCTGCGTATGTACTGGGCCAAGAAGATCCTCGAATGGACCCCGAGCGCCGAGCGGGCATTCGAGATCGCGATCGATCTCAACGACCGCTACGAGATGGATGGCCGTGATCCCAACGGCTACGCCGGCGTGGCCTGGGCGATCGGCGGCAAGCATGATCGCCCCTGGCCCTCGCGGCCGATCTTCGGCACAGTCCGGTTCATGAGCTACGAGAGTACGCGCAAGAAATTCGACTCGGCCGGGTACATCGCGCGGGTGCGGGAGATCGAAGCGGGCCGCGCCAGGCGACTCGAAAGTTAG
- a CDS encoding DUF4159 domain-containing protein, with amino-acid sequence MSQTRGALLRLTLGLVVGSVALAVVGPRTADAAVTREEVERAIREGVRFLIKEQKENGSWQDYPGDARTGVSSLVTLALLTAGEKPDSPAIRKSVAYLRGFSPDQLNSTYSVALQTMVFAQVDPKTDVNRILANVDWLERAQIRPTDVVSWPGSWSYSIGSRRTNPGDNSNSQYALLGLHAASEVGVSVKPEVWNLARGYWEGAQRADGGWGYHHRDQLSTASMTAAGISSLVITGLKRYQGSEYIEGETIHNCGKGGVNINLKRGIDWMANHFHVGQNFGLGQQWRLYYLYGLERAGRLGGLRFFGEHDWYREGAEKLVHEQDRLSGFWRGVLNEDNSLVATSFSLLFLAKGRAPVLVNKLVHGPQNDWNHDVDDVRNLVNLVSQDWKNLLTWQVVNPAEATVEDMLQAPIVFFNGHEEPVFTAVGERRLREYVEQGGFIIADACCNSPKFHEGFLKLMKRVFPEEEYKLKPLSDDHPVWRAKHLLSPTAYPLWGIEHGCRTVVIYSPKDLSCFWNQIERSDRPRQDTATAVLKAAKVGQNIIDYATGRELPADKLTVREVHDFKADAPKRGSLRIAKLLHAGDWNIAPLAIPNLMEVLRKPPLSFDVSISHKELAPTDPNLIYYPLVYVHGRAAASFSKEDLDALRKHVDPGGGTIFADAACGSPAFDASFRRLAAELFPSNPLVPIPKDDELLSTRVYFDLKDAQYTKAAGGAKDYPQLEGVKINGHWSIIYSKYDIGCALERHSALDCKGYNYDSALRIAANIVIYSTLP; translated from the coding sequence ATGTCGCAGACACGCGGGGCGCTGCTCCGGCTGACGCTCGGGTTGGTCGTCGGGTCCGTCGCTCTGGCCGTGGTCGGCCCCAGGACGGCCGACGCGGCGGTGACGCGCGAGGAGGTCGAACGGGCGATTCGCGAGGGCGTCCGCTTCCTCATCAAGGAGCAGAAGGAGAACGGCTCCTGGCAGGATTACCCCGGCGATGCGAGGACGGGGGTCAGCAGCCTGGTCACGCTGGCGTTGCTCACGGCCGGCGAGAAGCCCGATTCGCCGGCCATCCGCAAGTCGGTGGCCTATCTGAGAGGCTTCAGCCCCGACCAGCTCAACAGCACCTATTCCGTCGCGCTCCAGACGATGGTCTTCGCCCAGGTCGACCCCAAGACCGACGTCAACCGCATCTTGGCGAACGTCGACTGGCTCGAGCGCGCCCAGATCCGGCCCACCGACGTGGTCTCGTGGCCCGGCTCGTGGTCGTACAGCATCGGCTCACGGCGCACGAATCCCGGCGACAACTCGAACTCCCAGTACGCGCTGTTGGGTCTGCACGCGGCGTCGGAGGTCGGCGTGAGCGTCAAACCCGAGGTCTGGAACCTCGCTCGGGGGTACTGGGAGGGCGCCCAGCGGGCCGACGGCGGCTGGGGCTACCACCATCGCGACCAGCTCTCGACCGCCAGCATGACCGCCGCCGGCATCTCCAGCCTGGTGATCACCGGTCTGAAGCGGTATCAGGGGAGCGAGTACATCGAAGGCGAGACCATCCACAACTGCGGCAAAGGGGGGGTGAACATCAACCTCAAGCGCGGCATCGATTGGATGGCCAACCACTTCCACGTCGGCCAGAACTTCGGCCTCGGTCAGCAGTGGCGGCTTTATTATCTGTACGGCCTGGAACGCGCCGGCCGGCTCGGCGGCCTCCGCTTCTTCGGCGAGCACGATTGGTATCGCGAAGGCGCGGAGAAGCTCGTCCACGAGCAAGACCGGCTCTCGGGCTTCTGGCGCGGCGTGCTCAACGAGGACAACTCGCTGGTCGCCACCAGCTTCTCCCTCCTGTTCCTGGCCAAGGGCCGCGCGCCGGTCCTGGTCAACAAGCTGGTGCACGGCCCCCAGAACGACTGGAACCACGACGTCGACGACGTCCGCAACCTCGTCAACCTCGTCTCGCAAGACTGGAAGAACCTGCTGACCTGGCAGGTCGTCAACCCCGCCGAGGCCACCGTCGAGGACATGCTCCAGGCCCCCATCGTCTTCTTCAACGGCCACGAAGAGCCGGTGTTCACCGCCGTCGGCGAACGCCGGCTCCGCGAGTACGTCGAGCAGGGGGGCTTCATCATCGCCGACGCCTGCTGCAACAGCCCGAAATTCCACGAGGGCTTCCTGAAGCTCATGAAGCGGGTCTTCCCCGAGGAGGAATACAAGCTCAAGCCGCTCTCCGACGACCACCCCGTCTGGCGCGCCAAGCACCTCCTGAGCCCGACCGCCTATCCGCTCTGGGGCATCGAGCACGGCTGCCGGACCGTGGTGATCTACTCGCCCAAGGACCTCTCCTGCTTCTGGAACCAGATCGAACGTTCCGACCGCCCCAGGCAGGATACCGCCACAGCCGTCCTCAAGGCCGCCAAGGTCGGTCAGAACATCATCGACTACGCCACCGGCCGCGAGCTGCCCGCCGACAAGCTGACGGTCCGAGAAGTCCACGACTTCAAGGCCGACGCCCCCAAGCGCGGTTCGCTGCGGATCGCCAAGCTGCTGCACGCCGGCGACTGGAACATCGCCCCCCTGGCGATCCCCAACCTGATGGAAGTGCTCCGCAAGCCCCCGCTGAGCTTCGACGTGTCGATCTCGCACAAAGAGCTCGCGCCGACCGACCCCAACCTGATCTACTACCCGCTGGTCTACGTCCACGGCCGCGCCGCGGCGTCGTTCTCCAAGGAAGACCTCGACGCCCTCCGCAAGCACGTCGACCCCGGCGGCGGCACGATCTTCGCCGACGCCGCCTGCGGCAGCCCCGCATTCGACGCCTCGTTCCGCCGACTCGCCGCCGAGCTGTTCCCCAGCAACCCCCTCGTCCCCATCCCCAAGGACGACGAACTCCTCTCCACCAGGGTCTACTTCGACCTCAAGGACGCGCAGTACACCAAGGCCGCCGGCGGAGCCAAGGACTACCCCCAGCTCGAAGGGGTCAAAATCAACGGACACTGGTCGATCATCTACTCCAAGTACGACATCGGCTGCGCCCTCGAACGCCACTCGGCCCTCGACTGCAAAGGCTACAACTACGACAGCGCCCTGCGGATCGCCGCCAACATCGTCATCTACTCGACCTTGCCGTGA